The following are from one region of the Paenibacillus sp. KS-LC4 genome:
- the sigF gene encoding RNA polymerase sporulation sigma factor SigF: MDSGLKQTAQPYLDDAEVKRLIALSQSGDTLARDTLVGCNIRLVWSVVQRFINRGYEPDDLFQIGCIGLLKSVDKFDLSYDVKFSTYAVPMIIGEIQRFLRDDGTLKVSRSLKETANKVRKMKDELSKVLGRLPTISEVAERLGITPEDVVFAQEANKPPTSIHETVFENDGDPITLMDQIADDSQERWFDKLALTEAIEGLSERERLIVYLRYYRDKTQSEVASRLGISQVQVSRLEKKILQSIKDQIAL; encoded by the coding sequence ATGGATTCCGGGTTGAAACAAACGGCTCAGCCGTATTTGGATGATGCGGAAGTAAAGCGGCTTATTGCATTAAGCCAGTCTGGCGACACGTTGGCAAGGGACACGCTTGTAGGATGCAATATTCGGTTGGTATGGTCAGTCGTTCAGCGCTTCATCAACCGCGGCTATGAGCCTGATGATCTGTTTCAGATCGGCTGTATCGGCCTGCTCAAGTCGGTTGACAAATTCGATCTTTCCTATGATGTGAAATTTTCTACTTATGCCGTGCCGATGATTATCGGTGAAATTCAGCGATTTTTGCGCGATGACGGTACGCTTAAGGTTAGCCGCTCGCTCAAGGAAACAGCCAATAAGGTGCGTAAAATGAAAGACGAGCTGTCCAAGGTGCTTGGAAGGCTGCCGACCATTAGCGAGGTGGCAGAACGATTGGGTATTACGCCGGAGGATGTCGTATTTGCCCAGGAAGCGAATAAGCCGCCAACCTCCATTCATGAGACGGTGTTTGAAAATGACGGCGATCCGATTACGTTGATGGATCAAATTGCTGATGATTCGCAGGAGCGCTGGTTCGACAAGCTTGCGCTGACCGAGGCCATTGAAGGCCTCAGCGAGCGGGAGCGGCTCATCGTATATTTGCGTTATTACCGGGATAAGACGCAGTCAGAGGTAGCGAGCCGTCTAGGCATTTCACAAGTTCAGGTGTCGCGTCTGGAGAAAAAAATATTGCAGTCCATAAAAGATCAAATCGCCTTATAG
- the spoIIAB gene encoding anti-sigma F factor translates to MTLTFSARSENEAFARVAVSSFVSQLDPTLGELNDLKTAISEAVTNAIIHGYDSDAAGKVTIEGYIEGDAVSLTVIDQGRGIEDLDLARQPLYTSKPELERSGMGFTIMENFMDRFEVASELGGGTRVSMLKRIESKKALYN, encoded by the coding sequence ATGACGTTAACCTTCAGCGCCCGCTCAGAGAACGAAGCTTTTGCCCGCGTAGCGGTGTCATCCTTCGTCTCTCAGCTCGATCCGACTTTGGGGGAGCTGAATGATTTAAAGACAGCCATCTCGGAAGCGGTAACCAATGCGATTATTCACGGCTATGATAGCGATGCAGCCGGCAAAGTGACGATAGAGGGTTATATTGAAGGAGACGCGGTTTCCTTGACGGTTATTGATCAGGGGCGCGGTATTGAGGATTTGGACTTGGCTCGCCAGCCGCTTTACACTTCCAAGCCGGAGCTTGAGCGCTCGGGTATGGGCTTTACGATTATGGAAAATTTTATGGACCGATTCGAGGTTGCAAGCGAGCTTGGCGGCGGTACGCGCGTCAGCATGCTGAAACGAATTGAATCGAAAAAAGCGCTATACAACTAG